The region ACCCTGAAGATGATGCCGGGCTATCAAAATCGACCGCAGGCCGCGCCATTCTTTGCACCGACTGGCGGATCACCACAGCAAACCAGTTTCGCTACTCAAACTGCAGGTGAACCTGAGTCTACCGCTTCACTACGAACACCGGAAGAAAGTGAACTACTGCAGAAAGCCCGTCAATTCAGCCAGGTTCTGGATCAAAGCCCGGTCACAACCAAACCCCAAAGGCAGAATGGTGGGTTTATCTGGCAAGTGCATAACAAATATATTCTCAGCCAGATCAATAATGGGATCGCCATCATCGATCAGCATGTTGCCCACGAACGTATTCTCTATGAAGAAGCCCTGCACGATATGCATGAGAACCAGGGCACAGCTCAGCAATTGCTTTTTCCCGAGACAAAGGAATTCTCCGCTGACGACTACAATGTTCTGGTGGATATCATACCCTCGCTAAATACTCTGGGCTTTCGCTTGAGAGAATTCGGACCTCGGACCATTCTGGTGGAAGCAGTGCCCAGCGGTATGCGCGGTGGGAGTGAAGGAGCTATTCTTAAAGAGATCATTGACCATTACCGCGAGAACCGGGTCTTTGACTATTCGCCGGCTAAACGGTTGGCAGCCTCATATTCCTGTAAAGCTGCTGTCAAAGCAGGTGATCCATTGGCCGAGGAAGAGATGCGGGTTCTGGTTGACCGACTCTTTGCCACTGAAAACCCCTTTTACTGTCCTCATGGCCGACCCATTATCATCAACCTCACCATTGATGAACTGGATAAGCGTTTCGAACGGCACTAACCAGGTGATTGACCGGTAAATTCATTCTGGGAATGAATAATTATTGTTGAAGGATATTATCGGTAATCAGAATTCATGAGATCCATTCAAATTCATAACCAACGCCTTGATCATCCCCAGGCAGATTATCTGATCCTGGCTGGACCCACAGCTGTGGGAAAGACTGAGACGGTTATGCAATTGGCAGCTCTGCATGACATTGAAGTGATCAGTGGTGATTCCCGGCAGATCTATCAAATGATGAATATTGGTACGGCTACTCCTGAGACGCAACTCCTGGAACAGGTTCCCCATCATCTATTGGATGAGCTGACTCCTGATGTTGTCTGGAATGCAGCTGATTTTTATCAACGCGCTCGCGATCTGATCCACGAAATCATTATCCGGGGAGCGTTGCCTGTAGTTGTCGGTGGTGCCGGCATGTATCTGGATGCTCTGCGTTTTGGTCTATTCGATGAGCAGCACAAGGATCCGACCTTAAGAAAAAAATACCAGGCCAAAGTAGATGCTGGAGAAGCAGAATCACTGTGGGATCAATTACTTGAAATGGATCCTGAATATGCCGGGAGCTTTCATTTTAATAATCACAAAAAGTTGATGCGAGCTTTTGAGATCTACGAATCTACCGGTTTGATCCCCACCCAGGCGTTCGCCCGCAGTATGGATCCCTTTGAGAAACAAGCCCTCTTTGTGGTCCTTGATCGGAATCGAAAAGTCCTGTACGATCGTATCAATACACGGGTTTTACACATGGTGGCGGCTGGATTGATGGAAGAATGTCAAGTCCTTCTGGATCATGGATACAGTCCTGATCTATATCCTATGCGTACTATTGGTTATAAAGAAGTCTACGCTTTTTTCCGCGGGGACGTGAACCAACAAGAAATGATCGCATTGATTCAGAAAAACACTCGAAATTTTGCCAAACGCCAATTGACCTGGTTCAGGAATCACCCCTTTGACCACTGGATCGATCTGGGAGCATGATCTAGCTATACAATATAAAAGAGCCCCGGTTTCCCGAGGCTCTTTACTTGCTTTTAGTACATGTAATTTAACACTTGGAATAGCCACAGTTGTGGCAAAGCAGACACCCGCCTTCATGGGAGATGGTTGACCCGCATTCGGGACAGATAGTCATGGTCTTTGAGGTCGCGCTATGGTTTGGCTCCACCATATTGAAACTAGCTCCAGCATCTTTATCACCATCTTCTCTGGTGATGGCAGCCTGCAGTTGTTCATTGGTAGTTTGAAGATCAAACTCTGCCATGTGCTGTTCCAGCGCTTTGCCGATGGCATCTGGTGTCGAAAGGATCAATTGACCGTTTTCCCAAACCGGATTTGGTCCACTGATTCCCTTGAGCTGTTTGATAATTTCTGAGACATCCATTCCACTTCTCAAGGAGAGCGAGATCAAACGACTGATCGCCTCTGCCTGTGCAGCAGCATTACCACCGGCTTTCCCGATGGTGGTGAATATCTCACATAAACCATCTTCATCATGATTAATGGTGATATAGAGGGTGCCCTCACCGGTACGGATCCGATGGGTTACGCCAAAGGTATCTTTGGGTCGTAATCGGGGACGCAGAACCGGGGGTGCCAGGGCTGCTTCAGGATCCACCAGAGGAACGCTATCAACTGTGGATGCTTCTTCCTTTGGTTTGTCAGAGATCAGGATCCCATCACGACTACCCTCACGATAAACAGTGATTCCCTTTAGACCAGCTTTGTATGCTGCCATATAAATATTGGCTACAGTTTCTACTGCTACATCCTCTGGCAGGTTCACAGTGGAACTGATTGAGGCATCAATATATCGTTGGATAGTACCTTG is a window of Candidatus Neomarinimicrobiota bacterium DNA encoding:
- the miaA gene encoding tRNA (adenosine(37)-N6)-dimethylallyltransferase MiaA; this translates as MRSIQIHNQRLDHPQADYLILAGPTAVGKTETVMQLAALHDIEVISGDSRQIYQMMNIGTATPETQLLEQVPHHLLDELTPDVVWNAADFYQRARDLIHEIIIRGALPVVVGGAGMYLDALRFGLFDEQHKDPTLRKKYQAKVDAGEAESLWDQLLEMDPEYAGSFHFNNHKKLMRAFEIYESTGLIPTQAFARSMDPFEKQALFVVLDRNRKVLYDRINTRVLHMVAAGLMEECQVLLDHGYSPDLYPMRTIGYKEVYAFFRGDVNQQEMIALIQKNTRNFAKRQLTWFRNHPFDHWIDLGA